The proteins below come from a single Oscillospiraceae bacterium genomic window:
- a CDS encoding DUF4349 domain-containing protein, translating to MKNRITRITAALAAAALLAGCGSISSKDGGYYTTEAAAQESYNYDSAAGGTDSSLMPANAAEAATDETAQKIIYNASLSMESTDFDAARETLMAAVEANDAWMESVSVYGTEKDHDRSADYTVRVPVDNYRAFLAAVGEAGSVRNVSENAENITSSYIDVQARLTALEAQRTRLNELADQAETTADLLEIESQLSDVQYQLENYTRQLRNMDQQVSYSTVDIYLEEVATLTPTGVTFTERIADAFGGGWDAFVGFVQGLVIALVYLWPVVLIAVVVVFILRKVWKKRPKKEKLPKPAQTPPPAEYPVKPSDEPKPKY from the coding sequence ATGAAAAATCGCATCACCCGTATCACCGCTGCGCTGGCCGCTGCCGCACTGCTGGCGGGCTGCGGCAGCATCAGCAGCAAAGACGGCGGTTACTACACCACCGAGGCCGCCGCGCAGGAAAGCTACAATTACGACAGCGCCGCAGGCGGGACGGACAGCAGCCTGATGCCCGCCAACGCCGCCGAGGCTGCCACTGACGAGACCGCACAGAAGATCATCTATAACGCCAGCCTGTCGATGGAATCCACCGACTTTGACGCTGCCCGCGAAACCCTGATGGCTGCGGTCGAGGCCAACGATGCATGGATGGAGTCCGTCAGCGTTTACGGCACCGAAAAGGATCACGACCGCAGCGCCGACTACACCGTGCGGGTGCCGGTGGACAACTACCGCGCGTTTCTGGCCGCCGTTGGCGAGGCAGGCAGCGTGCGCAATGTCAGTGAGAACGCCGAGAACATCACAAGCAGCTACATTGATGTACAGGCTCGGCTTACCGCGCTGGAGGCCCAGCGCACCCGCCTGAACGAACTGGCCGATCAGGCCGAGACAACGGCGGATCTGCTGGAAATCGAGAGCCAGCTTTCCGATGTGCAGTACCAGCTCGAGAACTACACCCGCCAGCTGCGCAACATGGACCAGCAGGTCAGCTACTCGACCGTAGACATCTATCTGGAAGAGGTCGCAACCCTGACCCCGACCGGCGTGACCTTCACCGAGCGCATTGCCGATGCGTTCGGCGGCGGCTGGGACGCCTTCGTTGGATTCGTGCAGGGGCTGGTCATTGCGCTGGTCTACCTGTGGCCGGTGGTGCTGATCGCAGTGGTCGTGGTGTTCATCCTGCGCAAGGTCTGGAAAAAGCGGCCCAAGAAGGAGAAGCTGCCCAAACCCGCACAGACGCCCCCGCCCGCCGAGTACCCGGTGAAGCCGAGCGACGAGCCGAAGCCGAAATATTGA
- the hisS gene encoding histidine--tRNA ligase, protein MKTQPLKGMRDLLPREQALRDYIQGQILATYRAAGFQRISTPILEDMENLDKSDGGDNLNLIFKVLKRGDKLEHALASGDEKQLSDMGLRYDLTLPLSRYYAANRNELPNPFKVIQTDRVYRAERPQKGRLREFVQCDIDILGDSSPNAEVELIDVTARALLKIGFTGFTVNINDRRILRAMLEKMGFAADQLDSVCISFDKMDKIGADGVKAELTEKGFAASAVQALDDFLRAGDFSLDAVAARVDDEALTADLRYVIAASERVAGGRYAIAYAPSLVRGQGYYTGMVFEVTCPQFSGAVAGGGRYDNMVGKFIGQQVPAVGFSIGFERVCGILLEQGYQIPGAKPKMALLYLKDADFAAVLAKAEQLRADYDVTVLPQAKKLGKQFGTLEAAGFNAVAFADNEDVKPLGQKAE, encoded by the coding sequence ATGAAGACACAACCTTTAAAAGGTATGCGCGATCTGCTCCCGCGGGAACAGGCGCTGCGTGATTATATCCAGGGCCAGATCCTGGCCACCTACCGCGCCGCAGGCTTCCAGCGCATCTCCACCCCGATTTTGGAGGATATGGAGAACCTGGACAAGAGCGACGGCGGCGATAATCTGAACCTGATTTTCAAGGTTCTCAAGCGCGGCGACAAGCTGGAGCACGCGCTGGCAAGCGGCGACGAGAAGCAGCTGTCCGACATGGGCCTGCGCTATGACCTGACGCTTCCGCTGTCCCGCTACTACGCGGCCAACCGCAACGAGCTGCCCAACCCCTTCAAGGTCATCCAGACGGACCGCGTCTACCGCGCCGAGCGCCCGCAGAAGGGCCGTCTGCGCGAATTTGTCCAGTGCGACATTGACATTCTGGGTGACTCCTCCCCCAATGCGGAGGTCGAGCTGATCGATGTGACGGCCCGCGCCCTGCTGAAGATCGGCTTCACCGGCTTCACCGTCAACATCAACGACCGCCGCATTCTGCGCGCCATGCTCGAGAAGATGGGCTTTGCCGCCGACCAGCTTGACTCGGTCTGCATCAGCTTTGACAAGATGGACAAGATCGGCGCGGACGGCGTCAAGGCCGAGCTGACCGAGAAGGGCTTTGCTGCCTCGGCCGTGCAGGCGCTGGATGATTTCCTGCGCGCCGGTGATTTCAGTCTGGACGCTGTGGCCGCCCGTGTCGATGACGAGGCACTGACCGCCGACCTGCGGTATGTCATTGCCGCCAGTGAGCGTGTGGCCGGCGGCCGTTACGCCATCGCCTACGCCCCCAGCCTCGTGCGCGGTCAGGGCTACTACACCGGCATGGTGTTTGAGGTCACCTGCCCGCAGTTCAGCGGTGCTGTGGCAGGCGGCGGCCGCTACGACAACATGGTCGGCAAGTTCATCGGCCAGCAGGTCCCGGCAGTGGGCTTCTCCATCGGTTTTGAGCGCGTCTGCGGCATTCTGCTGGAGCAGGGCTACCAGATCCCCGGCGCAAAGCCGAAGATGGCGCTGCTCTACCTCAAGGACGCCGACTTTGCCGCCGTGCTGGCCAAGGCAGAGCAGCTGCGCGCCGACTATGATGTGACCGTACTGCCTCAGGCCAAAAAGCTGGGCAAGCAGTTCGGCACGCTGGAGGCTGCCGGTTTCAACGCCGTTGCCTTTGCCGACAACGAGGATGTCAAGCCGCTTGGGCAGAAAGCCGAATAA
- a CDS encoding MFS transporter, whose amino-acid sequence MPKQNRGPYILAAGAAAQLLTGIPAAWGVFQQPVMQGYGFSRGQAMLGFAVLVAAYGVGCAVGGLLQDARGPRPAGLWGTVLLAGGFFAAALVPPANAALFLVVYSLPAGLGSAFLAPAVLACAQKWYQDKKGWATGVAGVAMGLSGAFFTVFVKGIGGRWGIRVCFAALGAVMLVVCGAGALILQDPPPKPQSGKPQPGPNFDYKQMLRTPQYKLCAAAVALSAPAVLLFSPEIFKIAAERGLPESAAPYSIVLGSAASAAGRMLLPAVSDKLGRKPVLYAVYIGLAAGSAWFAFAEAWWLLAAYALLTFFYSGGAAVQPSFNTDLFGLAHAGVNYGFIALGMSGGSILSYIGAQALPLAARHWLAGACAAGGLVCVSLVKPVENG is encoded by the coding sequence GTGCCGAAACAGAATCGCGGGCCGTACATTCTAGCTGCGGGGGCGGCGGCGCAGCTGCTGACCGGCATACCGGCGGCGTGGGGCGTCTTTCAGCAGCCGGTCATGCAGGGGTACGGCTTTTCACGCGGGCAGGCTATGCTGGGGTTTGCGGTGCTGGTCGCGGCCTACGGTGTGGGCTGTGCCGTGGGCGGCCTTCTGCAGGATGCCCGCGGCCCGCGCCCGGCAGGGCTGTGGGGTACGGTGCTGCTGGCAGGCGGCTTTTTTGCGGCTGCGCTAGTACCGCCTGCCAACGCAGCGCTGTTTCTTGTTGTCTACAGCCTGCCCGCCGGGTTGGGCAGTGCGTTTTTAGCCCCGGCGGTGCTGGCCTGCGCCCAAAAGTGGTATCAGGACAAAAAAGGCTGGGCCACCGGCGTGGCGGGGGTGGCCATGGGGCTGTCCGGCGCGTTTTTTACGGTGTTTGTCAAGGGCATCGGCGGGCGGTGGGGCATTCGCGTCTGCTTTGCTGCGCTGGGGGCGGTCATGCTGGTTGTCTGCGGCGCGGGTGCGCTGATTTTGCAAGACCCACCGCCTAAACCCCAGAGCGGAAAGCCCCAGCCGGGGCCGAATTTTGACTACAAGCAGATGCTGCGCACACCGCAGTATAAGCTCTGCGCGGCAGCGGTGGCGCTGTCGGCCCCGGCGGTGCTGCTGTTCAGCCCGGAAATATTCAAGATCGCCGCCGAGCGCGGCCTGCCGGAGAGCGCCGCACCCTACAGCATCGTGCTGGGCTCGGCAGCCAGCGCGGCGGGGCGGATGCTGCTGCCCGCCGTCAGCGACAAGCTGGGCCGTAAGCCGGTGCTGTATGCCGTGTATATCGGTCTTGCGGCGGGCAGTGCGTGGTTTGCCTTTGCGGAGGCGTGGTGGCTGTTGGCGGCCTACGCCTTGCTGACCTTTTTCTACTCCGGCGGCGCGGCGGTGCAGCCCTCCTTCAATACCGATCTTTTCGGGCTGGCGCACGCGGGTGTCAACTACGGCTTCATCGCGCTCGGCATGAGCGGCGGCAGTATCCTGAGCTATATCGGCGCGCAGGCCCTGCCGCTGGCGGCCCGCCATTGGCTCGCCGGTGCCTGTGCCGCAGGGGGGCTGGTTTGTGTCAGTCTTGTAAAACCTGTGGAGAATGGTTGA
- a CDS encoding O-antigen ligase family protein: MTQSQQLRKLAAQSATAFLVAALCAFPLYIDKFSNLGVVKFTAVCTLCWAFALWLGALRAVGAVPQPGRLPWRQDPALWALGAVTISGVVSTALSLSPEASFWGLGGYYGGCMMVLFTAAGYLAVRAFAPQSLLNGLTFGIGVTTAIVTVLYVLNIFNIDLIGTYADTAVVERAQFFSTLGQKNFCSGFMAFALPLVFYAFLVARGVRHTILYGIPAFFGGLALAVVDAEGLALGIGAAVLVLLCQRMFTTRTLRRLAVIGGFFFFHAGWMQYMRTHVYTQGGKPMLAALGHVGQIGFLVCLVLWAVLRFALRGREVPLYRLGRCVAAAVVATAAVLFLLANLWPGFPSLGRLDEVLIVNDDWGTYRGTAWRITAASWLEQPLWRKLLGVGPGMMHTAVANWAGADITDRMKTFYAAHNEYLELLLTTGVVGLAAWLWFVAAHLRRAAQNWLRPGVAPVTLALVSYLAHAVISIRVSMIFPEIMLLFALLQVFCLPPEEAAAQEKPARHAKKQKAAAPAEQPGLVRQWLPPIAAGIAMMAVCGAASRVIFGFLF; this comes from the coding sequence ATGACCCAATCCCAACAACTGCGCAAGCTGGCAGCGCAGTCGGCCACGGCGTTTCTGGTGGCTGCGCTCTGCGCATTCCCGCTTTATATCGATAAATTCTCCAATCTCGGCGTTGTCAAGTTCACCGCCGTCTGTACCCTGTGCTGGGCGTTCGCCCTCTGGCTGGGGGCGCTGCGGGCAGTCGGTGCGGTGCCGCAGCCCGGCCGTTTGCCGTGGCGGCAGGATCCGGCGCTTTGGGCGCTGGGGGCTGTCACAATCAGCGGCGTGGTGTCCACGGCACTGTCGCTCTCGCCTGAGGCATCCTTCTGGGGGCTGGGCGGCTACTACGGCGGCTGCATGATGGTGCTGTTCACGGCGGCGGGGTATCTGGCGGTGCGCGCCTTTGCACCGCAGAGCCTTCTGAACGGCCTGACCTTCGGCATCGGCGTGACCACGGCCATCGTCACAGTGCTGTATGTGCTGAACATATTCAATATCGACCTCATCGGTACCTATGCCGATACGGCAGTGGTGGAGCGCGCGCAGTTCTTTTCGACACTGGGGCAGAAAAATTTCTGCTCCGGCTTTATGGCGTTTGCGCTGCCGCTGGTATTCTACGCCTTTTTGGTGGCGCGCGGCGTGCGGCACACGATCCTGTACGGTATTCCGGCCTTCTTCGGCGGTCTGGCGCTCGCGGTGGTCGATGCCGAGGGCCTTGCGCTGGGCATCGGCGCAGCGGTGCTGGTGCTGCTTTGCCAGAGGATGTTCACCACCCGCACGCTGCGGCGGCTGGCGGTCATCGGCGGGTTCTTCTTCTTCCACGCGGGGTGGATGCAGTACATGCGCACCCATGTCTACACGCAGGGCGGCAAGCCGATGCTGGCGGCGCTGGGCCATGTGGGGCAGATCGGCTTCCTAGTCTGTCTGGTGCTGTGGGCGGTGCTTCGGTTCGCACTGCGCGGGCGGGAGGTGCCGCTGTACAGGCTGGGACGCTGCGTGGCGGCGGCAGTCGTGGCCACGGCGGCGGTGCTGTTTCTGCTGGCAAACCTCTGGCCCGGCTTTCCAAGCCTCGGCCGGCTGGATGAGGTGCTGATCGTCAACGATGATTGGGGCACCTACCGCGGCACGGCCTGGCGGATCACGGCGGCAAGCTGGCTGGAGCAGCCGCTCTGGCGCAAGCTGCTCGGGGTTGGCCCCGGCATGATGCACACGGCGGTGGCAAACTGGGCCGGGGCGGACATCACCGACCGGATGAAAACCTTTTATGCTGCGCACAATGAGTATCTCGAGCTGCTGCTGACCACCGGTGTTGTGGGGCTGGCAGCGTGGCTGTGGTTTGTGGCGGCGCACCTGCGCAGGGCGGCGCAGAACTGGCTGCGCCCCGGCGTGGCCCCGGTCACGCTGGCGCTCGTCAGCTATCTGGCCCACGCGGTCATCTCGATCCGCGTTTCGATGATCTTCCCCGAGATCATGCTGCTGTTCGCGCTTTTGCAGGTGTTCTGCCTGCCGCCGGAGGAGGCTGCTGCGCAGGAAAAACCGGCAAGGCACGCCAAAAAGCAGAAGGCTGCCGCCCCGGCGGAGCAGCCCGGACTGGTGCGGCAGTGGCTGCCGCCGATTGCGGCGGGCATTGCAATGATGGCGGTCTGCGGCGCAGCCTCGCGGGTGATCTTTGGTTTTTTGTTTTGA
- a CDS encoding GGGtGRT protein yields MATFESQNRRMPKIEACLKANGLESLDACNEMLLAKGIDCDKIIRGIQPICFDNAVWAYTLGTAIAVKRGLKSAADCAAAIGEGLEAFTIPGSVAEQRKVGLGHGNLGAMLLHEDTHCFAFLAGHESFAAAEGAIGIARTANKVRKEPLRVILNGLGKDAAQIISRINGFTYVKTDYDFATGELKVVETIPYSDGERAAVKCYGANDVLEGVAIMKAEGVEVSITGNSTNPTRFQHLVAGTYKKWAIENGKKYFSVASGGGTGRTLHPDNVAAGPASYGLTDSMGRMHGDAQFAGSSSVPAHVEMMGLIGAGNNPMVGMTVACAVAASQANA; encoded by the coding sequence ATGGCAACTTTTGAATCCCAGAATCGCCGTATGCCCAAGATCGAGGCTTGCCTCAAGGCCAACGGTCTCGAGAGCCTCGACGCCTGCAACGAGATGCTGCTGGCCAAGGGCATCGACTGCGATAAGATCATCCGCGGCATTCAGCCCATCTGCTTCGACAACGCTGTCTGGGCATACACCCTCGGCACCGCCATCGCCGTCAAGCGCGGCCTGAAGAGCGCTGCTGACTGCGCCGCCGCCATCGGCGAGGGCCTCGAGGCCTTCACCATCCCCGGCTCTGTCGCTGAGCAGCGCAAGGTCGGTCTGGGCCACGGCAACCTCGGCGCCATGCTGCTGCATGAGGATACCCATTGCTTCGCCTTCCTCGCCGGCCACGAGTCCTTTGCCGCCGCTGAGGGCGCTATCGGCATTGCCCGTACCGCCAACAAGGTCCGCAAGGAGCCCCTGCGCGTCATCCTGAACGGCCTGGGCAAGGACGCTGCCCAGATCATCAGCCGCATCAACGGCTTCACCTATGTCAAGACCGACTACGACTTCGCCACCGGCGAGCTGAAGGTCGTCGAGACCATTCCTTACTCCGATGGCGAGCGCGCTGCTGTCAAGTGCTACGGCGCCAACGACGTTCTGGAGGGTGTCGCCATCATGAAGGCCGAGGGTGTTGAGGTTTCCATCACCGGTAACTCCACCAACCCCACCCGCTTCCAGCATCTGGTTGCCGGCACCTACAAGAAGTGGGCCATCGAGAACGGCAAGAAGTACTTCTCCGTCGCTTCCGGCGGCGGCACGGGCCGTACCCTGCACCCCGACAACGTCGCTGCAGGCCCCGCCTCCTATGGTCTGACCGACTCCATGGGCCGTATGCACGGTGATGCCCAGTTCGCTGGCTCCTCCTCCGTCCCGGCTCACGTTGAGATGATGGGTCTGATCGGCGCCGGCAACAACCCCATGGTCGGCATGACTGTCGCCTGTGCTGTTGCTGCTTCTCAGGCTAACGCTTGA
- a CDS encoding FHA domain-containing protein — protein MRPHKLGICAALALMLALLCAFGAAADTTVGMTGAGTFRMEQAYVNVPELDVYFYALDGDGNPYSSIKVQAAGPELTLGDRRLEVRSVAVASDPICYILALDNSADLPAADFNTMLGGVRKLVNAMDADDQLMLYTTAGTAECVLPATSDKALMYKALGAVQQAEGRMDSAQLVSAVYTDIQSDFQALAPRKAAMIVTDAGQVLTNMALVGTLASDFGDQIGMAAYVYLMTEKPQLFETLQQASGGRLVLCEAAGLGDELKAKHAYFATALEIRTEVPESLYGERLETLTLAMPQLGSAIRSAQTVYMGHKLAKPQVTGVETLRRDQLRLTFNQPINENADKTQLYEIRSKDIWNWRVGVHSVKIGEDGRTAVLQIDPLYKGEYTVALNRVSSRMSAANVSSSRNTTAFRVVVWPRDREFYFARFRVPLVLGALLLLTLCGSWWAVRRRDRAAEQEAEAEHLLAGAGAPDALPRRWVTLFWSQRSSIAESRWAGMVESSLIIGSDAAQCDFCLPDRKLCPQHCALSVQGDSLLVQPLTDRARVYVNGERIDGEHRLQNNDTLRIGKTTLRLVL, from the coding sequence ATGAGACCGCATAAGCTCGGCATCTGCGCAGCGCTGGCACTGATGCTGGCATTGCTCTGCGCGTTCGGCGCGGCGGCGGACACCACCGTTGGCATGACCGGTGCCGGGACCTTCCGGATGGAGCAGGCCTATGTCAATGTGCCAGAGCTGGATGTCTATTTCTATGCGCTGGACGGGGACGGCAACCCCTATTCCTCAATCAAGGTGCAGGCGGCCGGCCCTGAACTGACACTGGGGGACCGCAGGCTGGAGGTGCGCTCTGTCGCAGTGGCCAGCGACCCGATCTGCTATATCCTTGCGCTGGACAACAGCGCCGACCTGCCCGCCGCGGACTTTAACACGATGCTGGGCGGCGTGCGCAAGCTGGTCAACGCAATGGACGCGGACGACCAGCTTATGCTCTACACAACGGCCGGTACGGCCGAGTGTGTGCTGCCCGCGACCTCCGACAAAGCGCTGATGTACAAGGCGCTGGGTGCCGTGCAGCAGGCCGAGGGCCGCATGGATAGTGCCCAGCTGGTGTCGGCGGTCTACACCGACATACAAAGTGATTTTCAGGCGCTGGCCCCGCGCAAGGCTGCGATGATCGTGACCGATGCCGGGCAGGTGCTGACGAATATGGCGCTGGTCGGCACGCTGGCCAGCGATTTCGGGGACCAGATCGGCATGGCCGCCTATGTCTATTTAATGACAGAAAAGCCGCAGCTTTTTGAGACGCTGCAGCAGGCGTCCGGCGGCAGGCTGGTTCTCTGTGAGGCGGCCGGGCTGGGGGATGAGCTGAAGGCAAAGCATGCCTATTTTGCCACGGCGCTTGAGATACGCACCGAGGTCCCCGAAAGCCTGTACGGCGAGCGGCTGGAGACGCTGACGCTCGCCATGCCGCAGCTGGGCAGCGCTATCCGCAGCGCCCAGACGGTCTACATGGGCCACAAGCTGGCCAAGCCTCAGGTCACCGGGGTGGAAACGCTGCGCCGCGACCAGCTGCGGCTGACCTTCAACCAGCCGATCAACGAGAATGCCGACAAGACCCAGCTGTATGAGATACGCTCCAAGGATATATGGAACTGGCGTGTCGGCGTCCATTCGGTCAAAATCGGGGAGGACGGCCGCACGGCGGTGCTGCAGATCGACCCGCTGTATAAGGGCGAATATACCGTCGCGCTGAACCGGGTATCCAGCCGGATGAGCGCCGCCAATGTCAGCAGCAGCCGCAATACGACCGCCTTCCGGGTGGTCGTCTGGCCGCGGGACAGGGAGTTCTATTTTGCGCGGTTCCGGGTGCCGCTTGTGCTTGGTGCGCTGCTGCTGCTGACGCTCTGCGGCAGCTGGTGGGCGGTGCGCCGCCGCGACCGTGCTGCCGAGCAGGAGGCGGAGGCCGAGCATCTGCTGGCCGGGGCCGGGGCACCGGATGCCCTGCCGCGCCGCTGGGTCACGCTGTTCTGGAGCCAGCGCTCCTCCATTGCCGAGAGCCGCTGGGCCGGCATGGTCGAGAGTAGCCTCATCATCGGCAGCGATGCCGCCCAATGCGATTTTTGTCTGCCGGATCGCAAGCTTTGCCCGCAGCACTGCGCCCTCTCGGTGCAGGGAGATTCGCTGCTGGTGCAGCCCCTGACGGACCGTGCCCGGGTCTATGTCAACGGTGAGCGCATAGACGGCGAGCATCGGCTGCAGAATAACGATACGCTGCGCATCGGAAAGACGACGCTGCGGCTGGTTTTGTAG
- a CDS encoding FHA domain-containing protein has translation MTSEIVILITELRNKQRITLPAGAYRFGRSAQCEYVLRRNSVGDHQFTVSYEKDGWVVTDGASDYRTWYNNRYLEPGETSVLQAGDVIGLNTDGNSDTQEITFRVEEITNVQGDGAAPIKEQTTEAVLREVDIRRKKRVLIGRGDDCDIKLVSDRVSRHHCEVLYKDGHYELHDLGSTNGTYLDGVRVSRAVLRNGAVINVPAQVFAFTGGMLHYHAHQSGISIQLVNVYKTVKNANTGKPLNIVDGTSFQVEPNSFVVLVGGSGTGKSSLLTCITGTAPCTAGSVRFDGLDTGSNRNAFEAALGYVPQKDIMHDSLTVEQSLTYTAKLRIAHDATRAEIAAAVAHAIEAVDLQGREKTYISKLSGGQKKRVSIAMELLANPRLLILDEPTSGLSPDLDRSMMELCRRLSHQNCTVLMVTHNMSNINLCDKIAFLGVGGVLCYYGAPEQLNDYFDVEMTSDIFEKLRDAEQVELYRRKYFTTPEFNRLLAACPEAAQEADKRCSQ, from the coding sequence ATGACAAGTGAGATCGTCATTTTGATCACCGAGCTGCGCAACAAGCAGCGCATTACGCTGCCCGCCGGCGCCTACCGGTTCGGCCGCAGTGCGCAGTGTGAGTATGTGCTGCGCCGCAACAGTGTCGGCGACCATCAGTTTACCGTCTCCTATGAAAAGGATGGCTGGGTCGTGACGGACGGCGCCAGCGACTACCGCACATGGTACAACAACCGCTATCTTGAGCCGGGGGAGACCAGCGTGCTGCAGGCGGGGGATGTCATCGGGCTGAACACCGATGGCAACTCCGACACGCAGGAGATTACCTTCCGCGTGGAGGAGATCACCAATGTGCAGGGTGACGGCGCGGCCCCGATAAAAGAACAGACCACCGAGGCCGTCCTGCGCGAGGTGGATATACGCCGCAAAAAGCGGGTGCTGATCGGCCGCGGGGACGACTGCGACATCAAGCTCGTCAGCGACCGCGTCTCCCGCCATCACTGCGAGGTCTTGTACAAGGACGGCCACTATGAGCTGCACGACCTCGGCTCCACCAACGGCACCTATCTGGACGGGGTGCGGGTCAGCCGTGCCGTGCTGCGTAATGGGGCGGTCATCAACGTGCCTGCGCAGGTTTTTGCCTTTACAGGCGGGATGCTGCACTACCACGCCCACCAGAGCGGCATCAGTATCCAGCTTGTAAATGTGTACAAAACGGTAAAAAACGCCAACACCGGCAAGCCGCTGAACATTGTGGACGGCACAAGCTTTCAGGTTGAGCCGAACAGCTTTGTGGTGCTGGTCGGCGGCTCCGGCACCGGCAAGTCGAGCCTTTTGACCTGCATCACCGGCACAGCCCCCTGCACGGCGGGCAGCGTCCGGTTTGACGGGCTGGACACAGGCTCCAACCGCAACGCCTTTGAGGCGGCGCTGGGCTATGTGCCGCAGAAGGACATCATGCACGACAGCCTGACCGTGGAGCAAAGCCTGACCTACACGGCCAAGCTGCGCATCGCCCACGATGCTACCCGGGCCGAGATCGCCGCCGCCGTGGCCCACGCCATCGAGGCGGTGGACCTGCAGGGACGGGAAAAAACCTACATATCCAAGCTGTCCGGCGGGCAGAAGAAGCGCGTTTCCATTGCGATGGAGCTGCTGGCCAACCCGCGGCTGCTGATTCTGGACGAGCCGACAAGCGGACTTTCCCCTGATTTGGACCGCAGCATGATGGAGCTTTGCCGCCGCCTGAGCCACCAGAACTGCACGGTGCTGATGGTCACCCACAACATGTCCAACATCAACCTCTGTGATAAGATCGCTTTTCTGGGCGTGGGCGGCGTGCTGTGCTACTACGGTGCGCCCGAGCAGCTGAACGATTACTTTGATGTGGAGATGACCAGCGATATTTTTGAAAAGCTGCGGGACGCCGAGCAGGTCGAGCTTTACCGCAGAAAATACTTTACGACCCCCGAGTTTAACCGCCTGCTGGCGGCCTGCCCGGAGGCGGCGCAGGAGGCGGACAAGCGATGCAGCCAGTAA
- a CDS encoding ABC transporter permease codes for MQPVKILKFLRQLGVLVQRNLQLIWNDKLLLASLALQSPFMVLVIKLTADPNCFTSNLVNIGSRTALFILAAMATFMGTLNSYREICKEREIILREASVGVSLPAVVLSKAVVLFLIEILQSVILAMGFVAIVHVPQNHLLLETDIEIFVTLLLTMFSSSCVGLLISALFSNGESAILAVLVLMIGQVVFSNVMFTLTGAAATISTVIVCRWGMGALGASTDLNSRMAWLQAGLDGPMYDATVENLTHSWQMLGLISLVSLVAAWLVLQIAFDKKKA; via the coding sequence ATGCAGCCAGTAAAAATCTTGAAATTCCTGCGCCAGCTTGGCGTGCTGGTGCAGCGCAACCTGCAGCTGATCTGGAACGACAAGCTGCTGCTCGCCAGTCTGGCGCTGCAATCGCCGTTTATGGTGCTGGTCATCAAGCTGACAGCCGACCCTAACTGCTTTACCTCCAACCTTGTCAACATCGGCAGCCGCACGGCGCTTTTTATTCTGGCGGCGATGGCAACCTTTATGGGCACGCTCAACTCCTACCGTGAGATCTGTAAGGAGCGCGAGATCATCCTGCGCGAGGCCTCGGTCGGGGTCAGCCTGCCGGCGGTCGTGCTGAGCAAGGCAGTGGTCCTTTTCCTGATCGAGATCCTGCAGTCGGTCATTCTGGCGATGGGTTTTGTGGCCATCGTCCATGTGCCGCAGAACCATCTGCTGCTGGAGACCGACATCGAGATCTTCGTCACGTTGCTGCTGACGATGTTCTCCTCAAGCTGCGTGGGACTGTTGATCTCGGCGCTTTTCAGCAATGGCGAAAGCGCGATTCTGGCGGTGCTGGTGCTGATGATCGGTCAGGTCGTATTCAGCAATGTCATGTTCACCTTGACCGGCGCAGCGGCAACGATCTCCACCGTCATTGTCTGCCGCTGGGGTATGGGCGCACTGGGCGCCTCCACCGATTTGAACAGCCGCATGGCGTGGCTGCAGGCCGGGCTGGACGGCCCCATGTATGACGCTACGGTCGAGAACCTGACCCACTCCTGGCAGATGCTGGGGTTGATCTCACTGGTCAGCCTTGTGGCGGCGTGGCTGGTGCTGCAAATTGCGTTTGATAAGAAAAAGGCGTAA
- the trmB gene encoding tRNA (guanosine(46)-N7)-methyltransferase TrmB encodes MRMRFKPYARPELLACDFHVHEPLAHGGHWHELYARPDQPWHLELGCGKGGFLAQIAPAHPDINYLGIDITDKVLILAKRKVEAAYAERGLPADNVKIASLDIERLGNAFTPEDRVSRIYINFCNPWSKNAGSNKHRLTHPRQLLQYRRLMDEGAEIWFKTDDDDLFRDSLAYFPAAGFEITWQTFDLHKDEPDWNLRTEHEGMFSEQGIPIKALIARKGPDSSVTWVEPKALAKQQEAEDESD; translated from the coding sequence ATGCGTATGCGTTTTAAACCCTATGCCCGGCCGGAGCTGCTGGCCTGCGATTTCCATGTTCACGAGCCGCTGGCCCACGGCGGCCACTGGCATGAGCTGTACGCCCGGCCCGACCAGCCGTGGCACCTTGAGCTGGGCTGCGGCAAGGGCGGCTTTCTCGCCCAGATCGCACCGGCCCACCCCGACATCAACTATCTGGGCATCGACATCACCGACAAGGTGCTGATCCTCGCCAAGCGCAAGGTCGAGGCCGCCTACGCTGAGCGCGGCCTGCCCGCCGACAATGTAAAGATCGCCAGTCTGGACATTGAGCGGCTGGGCAACGCCTTCACGCCGGAGGACCGCGTTTCGCGCATCTACATCAATTTCTGCAACCCGTGGAGCAAGAATGCCGGCAGCAACAAGCACCGACTGACCCACCCGCGCCAGCTTTTGCAGTATCGCCGCCTGATGGACGAGGGTGCCGAGATCTGGTTCAAGACCGATGACGATGACCTGTTCCGGGACAGTCTGGCCTACTTCCCCGCCGCCGGGTTTGAGATCACATGGCAGACCTTTGACCTGCACAAGGATGAGCCGGACTGGAACCTGCGCACCGAGCATGAGGGCATGTTCAGCGAGCAGGGCATCCCCATCAAGGCGCTGATTGCCCGCAAGGGCCCCGACAGCAGCGTGACCTGGGTCGAGCCCAAGGCGCTGGCCAAGCAGCAGGAGGCAGAAGATGAATCTGACTGA